The DNA region TTGCTCGGAGATCTGGATGAGTTTATCGAAGCTCTTAAGATCGCCTATAAAAATGAGATGATGAATGGCTAAAGAAAGTGGATGAATTAAAAGAACCCGAACCTTCGGAACATTCGTTCTCACAAGGTTCATCAAAAAGCAAATTTATATTTACAACCTTTAACAGGCTATAGTTTTATGTGGATAGTATCTGTTGTTATTGTGTTGATTTTTTTCTATCTTTCTGCCTTTTTCTCGGGCATCGAAACTGGATTGATCTCAGTCGATAGACTGAAAATGGAACAAGCAGCAAAAAATGATAAGAAGAAAAAACAGATCCTGGAATTTTTAAGCAATCCCGATCATTTGTTCGGCACTACACTTTTTGGCAACAATATTTCCGTAGTCATTGTAACATCCGTTTCAATATATCTGATCGATGTAATGAAACAGAAACAAATTTTCAATATTTCAGAACATGTAGCCACACTTATTATTGCAGGTCTGATTCTGGTGATAGCAGAAATAATTCCCAAAGCACTTTATCGTGATCGTCCCAATCAGTTAGTTACAAAAGGTTTTTCTGCACTCAAAATTTTCAGTGTTATTTTCAGTCCTTTTGTGAAATTTGTATCTCTGTTCAATACAATATTGGCCAAACTCTTCAAATTACCCGAAAATGAAGGATATCATCTTTTTACAAGAGAAGATCTTTCTTATATGCTTTCGGAAGCCAAAGATGATGGTGCTCTGCACGAAGATCAACGTGAGATGCTGGAAGAAGCTTTGGAATTTACAGAATTGGATGCTGAAAACGTAATGGTTCACAGAACTGAAATTGTTGCCTTTGAGAAGAACACACCAATTCCAGAAGTCATCAAAATCGCTCATGAAAATGGTTATACACGTTTTCCTGTTTATGAAGAGGATCTCGATACTATCATCGGAATTTTAATCATCTATGATCTGATCAAAACCGACATCAAAGACAGCGCTGTTGCCGGCGATTTTGTAAGAGAGGCATATTTTGCACCCGAAACAACTGACGTCGATCATCTGC from Candidatus Cloacimonadota bacterium includes:
- a CDS encoding hemolysin family protein, with amino-acid sequence MWIVSVVIVLIFFYLSAFFSGIETGLISVDRLKMEQAAKNDKKKKQILEFLSNPDHLFGTTLFGNNISVVIVTSVSIYLIDVMKQKQIFNISEHVATLIIAGLILVIAEIIPKALYRDRPNQLVTKGFSALKIFSVIFSPFVKFVSLFNTILAKLFKLPENEGYHLFTREDLSYMLSEAKDDGALHEDQREMLEEALEFTELDAENVMVHRTEIVAFEKNTPIPEVIKIAHENGYTRFPVYEEDLDTIIGILIIYDLIKTDIKDSAVAGDFVREAYFAPETTDVDHLLTEMQTNKKSMAIIVDSFGGTAGLVTIEDILEEIVGEIEDEYDNSESGVEKIDDSTYQMPGFMEIDFLNNEYEFGLPEGDYETIAGLIIDTQEKIPRQGTKFKVGFWEINALQVTDKKIVRVQLKNTRNPNAKNKN